Below is a genomic region from Spirosoma radiotolerans.
ACATGGCCGTTTAGGGGTTCTTCCGCTTTTCGCAGGGCGTTTGCTCGGGTTCTTCTTCGTATAACAAAATCAAATGCTGGGGCACGGAGACCACTAGCGACCGTGAGGTAGAGGGCGCAATGGTTACCTGCCAGGGGTTATCGCCTTCCAGGAGTTGCTCCAGATCGTCGCAGTTTGTTATCCCCTTCAACACATCAGCCGATAAGGTTTCAGGGGCGCCCTGGGGTACCTTCGTCGTGTCGGGCGGACAACACTGTTCCTGGCAGACCCCCATTTTGAAATCGGTGATGAAGTCCACGTACAGGCGTTCTTCAATAAAGTTAATGACCGCCGAAGCGTAGATTTTCTGGTCGAACGATACGTCGGCGGTTTCCTCAAAGGCCCAGGGCGTGAGGTAGCGTACCAGTTCATCGTTGAGCTTTTTCAGGTGAAACCCTTTATCGACGCCCTCGTAAAATTTAACCCTGAAGGTGACGATGACCTCCTCGTAGCGAGGGTTACGGGCATGAATGGTAACGAAGGGCGATGTCCGTTTTTTTAGGAATTCCTCCATCCTGCGCAAAAGCCGGTAGCTTGTTTTCGGCTGAAGCGGATTGACGGCATTCCGGTTTTTAAAGTCAGAAATGGGTATAATCAGCACATGCCCCGGTGCAACCTGTGGCCCGCAGCAAATGGGCGCTGGGTTGCCTGCTGGTGGGGTCGTGAGTGGAGTCGGTTCCCGACACAAACAGGTTGGGTCTGTATGGGTAATACATTTGACTTTGTAAGTATGTGGGAAAGCCTCCAGGATAAGGTGTTCGTAATCCCAGGTGTTGATGGCGCGGGCTTTGTGCCGCAGCCGCTCACTGACCCGGGCATAGAAAAAGCCACCTGCTTCCTGCGGTTTGCCATCGAAGGAGGCAAAAGGCTGTTCGATTCGTTTTATTTCGGCCTGGTTCGTCAGCAGTTTAGAAATGCTGGTTGCCGGGAGAGGCTGTAGGTAATGAGCCGGGGCATTCTGCTGATCGGTGAAAACGGCTTCGGTGGCCTGTGCCCGTACGTCGATCAGTTTAGGAACGCGGTCGGCGTGTTCGGTGACGCTGGCACAGAGCCATGATAAACCATCCGTCAACAGGGTATTCGTACTGACGAGGTCTTTGGGAATATCAAATTTGATGATGCCCGTCGTTTGCAGCCCATACGTGCCGTCGGACAGGATTCGTTCGGACGGTAGGGGCCGCATTTCGTCGTCGACGACATACGACCAGTGGATTTCGGGCGGATCTTCCGTATAGTCTTCGTCTTCGGCGGTCCCTTCGGCAATCTGGAAGAGTAACGAAAGCGTTTGCAGGGGCTTCAATCCGGTCAGGCCAATGTATAAAAATCCTTCTTCCTGTTGAATAGGGTCAATGTTGCCGGCAGGGGGAGGATTACTTTCTGTTGCATAGGTGTACTGATTCAGGCGATAGGCTTTCTTTACCTGATCGGCTATAAAAACGGGCAGGGCATCCGCCACGTTGATTGCTCTCTTGTTCGCATTGGCAAGAAGGGGAACTGGCTGCGGGGGCAAATCAAGTTTAGCCAGTTCCTGAAGCAGTGATTTGGTTGCATTCGGGTAAACAAACTGCGGAAAAAGCGCTACCAGCTGTTTATTAACCGTCGCGTCGGCAATGCCGAACGGGTAGATGTGCAAAAATTGATCGATCCCTTTCTGTAAGCCGGTCAACTTAGAATCGTAGCAAACCGCGATGGATTTCATGCGTAATCGTTGCGCCACCTGCTGTTGTAGGACAAAGAAATTCGGGTCTCTTTCCTCCGAAAATCCCAGGCCATTAATCGTCCAGCGGACAAAGCCTTTCAGCGTGTCGTTATTGGCCAGGGTGACCGGTAAAACAGGTGTGCGTTTGGCCTCCTTCAGGAAAGGCTCAAGCTCTTTCCAAGTCCGATTGTATAGGTATTTAAATACCTGTTTCTCGTTGCCTGGACCAGCTGGAATAAGTTCTGAACGACCATTTGCCCATTCCACCTGCAATACAACCGCGCTGGGTGGCTTATTGAATACTTCGTCGCTTCCTATATAAAGTGACGGAAAATTAACAGGATACGCTGTGAAAGGATCAAACGAATTGCTCGCATCGATCAGGCCCGCATCGTTCTGGAGAACCAGCTTTTTTAACCCATCCAAATCGGATAAGGGGTTGAGCCGACCAGCTATGTCCTGATTAGTTACGGCGGTCGATCCTACTTTAGTGCGAATTATGACATCGTCTAACGACAGTTTTTGGGCAAATGCAAGTTCGGACGTGTCGATTTCCCTGACCAGGCATGTCAGTACGGGCTGCACGACGCTCTTCCGCAAACCACCATGTTTCTCGCTGTCATACGGCACAATAGCGGGTGCCGAAAGGGGCAGGTAGATATGGAGTGTATCCGCATTAAAAAAATACAGTCCGGTTTTCAACACCTCTTCATCCTGCCTGATGGGATCGGGCAGCGTAAACAAACCGTTCTTGAGTTGCTCTTCTATGTTTAGTATTTCAGCCTGATCGGTCAATTGATGGGCCACCCGAATCCATTCTTTATCACCTGTTAACCAGATTTCGAGCGTCTCCGGGTGCTTGCTAAGTTCAGTTAACCCCTTGATGGTCAATTCCAGTTTGCGATTGCCGCCTTGCAGCAGAAGTTGTGGAGAGGCAATGCCAAAGCCGATGGCCTTCTGATCGATCCTGACTTCGGCATCAGCCCGGACGATGTCGCAGGGATTTCTGAGCGCCCCCAAGTCGATGTCCCCTTTGCCGAAGGCGTCCCATTTTCCATACTCATCATCGAAGGCCTCGCCCTGGCCGTCTTTCGATTTTGCATTGGGCCGAGCATACAATCGGTTGATCGTCTTCGTCGCGGGATTTTTAACTAATCGTATGGTTTTTAATTCCTTAACCTGAGCCTGGTTGGCAACAAAGTCATCGCTTAGGTGGTAAATCAGGTCTTTCCCCAGCGCATCGCGTCCGGCCAGCAGGGGGGTGCCTTTTGGTAAAAAATAATCAGACACGTCCTGCGCCAGTTCAAATACGACATGCACATGGTCGGGGCGGGCGGGCTGTTCGTGTAACCGAAGCACATCGCGGTAATAAAACGCCAGGTGTTTCTGAGTGAGCGTGTTCAGTTGATCCTGTGCCAGCCTGAACAATTCGAGAAAGGCAATAAACAGCGCCATATGGGGCTGATGGGCCGGGTACTGCTCCAGCGCAAACTGCATGTACTTGTCCGAACCCTCGACCAGCCGCCGTAACGCATTGTAGAACGCCTGAAACACATCGTCCACAAATAAGGCGGCATTCCGCAGTTGATCGGCCAGGTCATCGCCTTCATAAATGGACGATGTGGCGGGGATATCGTCGTCCAGTCCCCAGAGTTTCGGGTTCTCGAAATGGCTGTAATCCAGGTTTAGTCCTTTATTGGCATTGATGGCGCGGAATGACTCCTCGTAGGCCATGATCTGCCCGATCTGCGCCCGCAACACGGAGTTGATGAGGAGCGTAAGATCGTTATGAAGGGGCTTTCCCGGAATGGCCACCGAATACCAGCGGTCAAGCCGACGGGCCATGCCCAAAATCGGATCGAACAGAGCGCGGAATCTATCGCGGGTAGGTGTTGCTTCCACGTCACGGCGAATGTCGTCGTAGTCTTTTCGAATCTGGACCAGGTCGGTTACCGCCACCGAAGCGGCCACCACCGCGCAGTCGCGTCGGAAAAACTCCCGCCAGCTTTCCTGATCGTCTCCCTGCTGATCGTCGGGTATCGGCCAGAAGCGGATTTGAGCCGCATACCGTTTGGCATAAACCAGCAAATCTTCCAGGCTACGCGCATCGATGGGGGCGTAGGTGGGGTCGAGCGCTTTAAGATAACGTTGGCGCTGCCCCGAACCGTCGCGGGGAATGTCGTGCTGGCAGTGGCAATCAGTTGTCGTTTTCATCGCTCAAGATCAGTGGCTTCGTACACGTAAAAGGGAAATACGTAGTTATAGCGCGTGTTGGTCGTGATGACAGTATAGTTGATAGCAATATCGAGCCGCCCTTCCGTTGCGTCAAACGTCGTCGTTAGATCTTCCTGTCGCACAATGATGCGTGGCTCATGGTACACGATGGCCTCGTAGACGAGTTTCTGAACGAGCGCCTGCGCGCTGGGTGTCATCGTTTCGAATACATAGGGGCGAAGGTCGGCTCCGTAGCGGGGCAGCATAACTCGTTCGCCCGTTACCGTATGGAGCAGAATTTGCAGACTGCTGGTAATGTCGGCCTCACCAACCAGCATATCGACCCGGTAGCCGGTGCTGCGGAAGGTTGGCGGGAAGCTCCATCCCCGCCCCAGAAAATCGTTGTTGTCCGTCATCGTTTTAGTACCTAAGCTTAGCCGGGAATTACTTATCCAACCTGAACGGAGGCCAGTCCGCCTGTAATCAGCCCCCCATGCGCGGTGGCATCGCCCTGTCGGGCAACGGGCCGGTTGCCAATAAATACGCCCGAAGACCCCGCCTGAATAACATCGGGTGGCCCGGCACAGGTGCATTGACTCCCGACCACCGCCACCCGTAGTCCGCCCGCAAAAACGGTCAGTAACGTAGGTGGCATTATGGGCGGGATCACTGTCGGCAAAATGGGTCCGCCGGTGTGGGGCGTAGCGGCCGGGGCCGGATTGGTCAATGGACACGTATGCGCATCGGTGACCCGAGCAATGGCTTTCATGGTTAGCCGGGTGGGTTAAGGTCTATTCTCGTTCCTTTGATGGTGATGTTCTTCCCAGCACCGGCCTGTATGGTGATGCCCGATGCGTCCAGTTTGATCGAATTGCCGAAATTATCGTTCAATTCGCAGGCTCCTCCATCGTTCAACGTAAACGTTTTTTCGCCGGATGCCGCCGGAACCCGTAGTTTTAGCTGCTTCTTGCTATCGTCCAGAATAACCTGTAGCCCCTCTTTCGTCAGCAGCCCATATACCTTGGGATCGCTCTCGAAGAGGGAGGCTTTTTGCGAGTCTTTGTTGTGGAAATAACCCAGAATGACCGGATTGCGGGGGTCGTCGTTTAAAAAGCCAAGCACTACTTCATCGCCGGTTTGTGGACGGAACACCACACCGTGATCCGTACCGGCGTTCAGCGTGGCGACCCGCGCCCAAACGCCTTCGCTGGACGAGCTGATGCGCGTCAGGTGTACCTTGATTCGGTACTTCTGTTCGGGGTCCTGCACAGACACAACCTTGCCAATCTGTAGGCCACTCACACCCGGCAGCAGACCGGCGGCTGGTTTATCCATCACATTCTCTTTCTGATAAAACCAGCTATCGGCCCAGCCAAACTGCACGTCGGTTTCCCAGCCGCCCGAATATTGGTGTAGAATTCCCGTGATATAAACGGTTCCGTTAAATCGGTCGCCCACGCCCATCAGCCGTAACAGCTGGCCTGGTTTGAGGGCCGCATTACCCCGGATGCGCACCCGGCCACTCGCCCTGGAAAGCTGGGTTTTCATCGCATAGGCGTTGGCCCAGTCACGTAGTTGGTCGCTGTCTAAATTGCCGGGGTGATGAAGGGTCACATCGGCCCCGATGACGTTGCCCAAGGACTCCGCCGACAGATTCCCGCTTTGGGGTAGGTTAACCTGCCCTTCTACGGTTTCCAGCGACTGCGATACTGAATTCCAGGATTGCCCCTTTACGTCTTTTAACTGCCGATGGGCGTCCATTTCAGCTTCGAATTCAATGATGTTTTCGCCGTAAGTCGCCACAACTGGGGCGCCCCCGCCCATCGTTGAGGGTTTTTTAATGACTAAGGTAGTATCATCCGTCAGGACGAGCATTCCGTTCATCTCCGCCCGTGAAATCAGGAAATCCCAGTCCGTGCAGTCGTACTGTAGCATCTGTTTGTGCACAAGCGTGGTGGGGTCTGCCTGGGGCGTCAATCCGGCGCTCCGGGCAATAGTCTCCCAAATCTGGCTGTCGGTCTTGTCGGGATAGTAAGTATTTTTTCGCGCCCCGGTTAGCTTGATAGCTTTGTTTTTGGCTTCGATCACTAACTGCGACGCCCCTCCTGAACGGGCTTTTACCGCGTGCCTGATAATGATTCCCTCAAACACCGTGGTTACGTCGCCATCGTAGCCCAGTTGAATTTTCAGGGTATTACCTGGTTTAAACAGCGCCTGATTACTCACCAGAAAATCACGACTGGCTGCGTCACCATCCTGCAGGGATACCCTTGCGTGGGCCAGTTTATTAAACGTTTTGTTGACCAGAATGTGGTTGATCCGTCCGATGGTATCGGGCACAATAACGCCGTCTACGAATAGTTTTCGTGTGATCACGCTCGTAGGCGCTGAGGTTCCCGGTGGCAGATTGTCCAGAAGGCTCATTGGTCAGCAATTGGGGGGAAAAAGAGCGTCGTACCGGCGGTTAACCGGCGAAAATTCTTCAGGCGGTTAACCCTGGCTACCTGTAAGTAATAGCGTTGATCCTGGTAAATCTGGTGAACCAGCAACGGCAGACTGTCGCCCTCCTTCACCGCCCGAACGTGGGTCAGGTCGGGGGATGATAGCATACCGACGATCTTGCTGAACACATTGTCGACGACTTCAGTAAAACTGGCGCTGATCTTGGCCCGAATGGGCAGGCCAAATTTGTCGAACATGGTGTAGGTAACGGTTGAGGAATTCAGGATGCAGCGGACGATGAAGGTTCCGTACTGCACAAGCAGGTAGGCTGGTCGGTGAATAATGCCCTTCAGTTCGGTTGTGGCCGCTCTAAACAGGGCAATTTGTACCGGAATCGGAATTTTTACCCCGTTGGTATTGACGCCCGTTCCGTCGATGGTTAGCTCCAGGGTAAACGTTCGGGCTTTAATCCGTACGAAGGCCGGATCGCTGCCGGTTTCGCCGGTTGTGCAGTGCGGGTTATACTCAACGTCTTCTTTAATGGCTACGCTTTCCGGATTGAACATGGCCAGAAACGGCACACCCATCGGGATGCCCTGCGGGCTTACCGGAATAATTTTGAGATTGAAAGGCAGTTTTAGTGTGTCCATCAGCGTTCCTGTTTTTCACGAAGGATTTCCAGCACTTTCTCCACAATCTCCGATACCGAATCCAGCCCGCCACTACCGGGTGGGCAATCGATCTCAGTTACGCCGGTGCTGGGCGTGGCCTGAACGACGGTTCGCACAACGAGTTCGTTAATCTGTACGGGCATACTGGGTTTGGTTAGAGGTTATTGTTGTCGCTCAAAAAACTGGTAAGCCAGTTCAATCGTCTCGACAACCAGTGCGTTGTCGGCCGCTTTAAAATCAGAGGTGTTCCACTTAACGGGGTAGGCCTGCATCACTTTCCAGACAGCCAGTGGATCGCCCGATTCATTCTGAAGCGTAATAAGGATATCGCTCGGTTTGAACGAAAAATCCAGCGCAATAAAATACGTGCTCATGGCATCCTGCAGCCACTGCCGCAACGCACTGTTGGGGAGCATTCCCCGTTTGAGCACCAGGTTTGGGTATTTTGCCCGCTTGGGAAGTTTATAGGTAAATCCATTTTCGCCCCCCTCGTTTAGTTCATCGGTCGTAATCTCGACCGATAGGCCGCTTACTTCCTGAAACCGCTGCTCAGTATCGCCACCGGCACCGGGCACATCCAGAAAGTCCACTTTGAAGGAGAACGCTGCGGGCGGATGGTAACTGGGCATAATCAGGCGGGTCGGAGGGTGATGCCTTCGTGGGCTAGTTCAACCGATTCGATGGCAATGTCGTTGCCCGTTGCTTTCAGGCTGGGTCCTTCGCATTTGACGGGCCATGCCTGCGCAATAGTCCACACAAAAACCGGCTGGCTCTCGTCATTCAACAGCATAATGGTCAGATCCCGACGTTCGACGTTGGGCGTACCATTGTTATTGAACCACATAAAAAAGTCGTTGTCAGCCGTTAGCAGGCCCCGTTTGAGCGTTATGTTGCCCGATTTTCGCAGGCCGGGTCGCTTCAGGGGGAGTGTGGTTGGCCCCATCATACCGTCGCGGTATTCGATGGCCTGTATTTCCTGTGTAAGGCCACTTACCTCAGAGAAGCCAACGTTGGTTCCACCCCAGGACACGCTGAAATGGAAAACGGGAATGTGATATTTTGCCATGTGTGTAACAAATATGGATTAAGATTCCTGCGCTTTTTGCATGATTCGGAGCACGATAAACTCAGCCGGACGAGCTACCGCCAGCTTAATCTCGACAATCATCAGGCCCTCCAGTACGTCGTCGGGCGTCATGGTTTTGTTCAAACCCACCTGCACCTGATAGGCCTGTTCGGGTTTGGCTCCGGCCAGGGCACCATCGCGCCATTTCAGAAATAGGTAGCTTTCGATCATGGCCTGAACCCGTACCCAGGTTGGCGCGGTGTTCGGCTCGAAGACGGCCCAGTTGATGGACTTCTTAATGGATTCTTCTACGACACTTACAAACCGCCGGACGTTGATGTAGCGCCATTCTTTGTCGTTGCCGTCGAGGGTACGGGCGCCAAAAACCTGGGTACCATAGCCTGGCATATTGATAATGGCATTGATGGATTTGCCCGCTACGTCATCGATGTTCAGGGTGTCCTGGTCGATGCGGGAGATGGTGATCACGGCTTTTACCACGTTGGCAAGCCCTACGTTGGCCGGGGCTTTCCAGACTCCTCTGGATTCGTCGACGCGGGCGTAGATGCCGGCGATGGCCGCCGAGGGAGGCAACACCAGATGATGTTGTTCAAACACATCCTTAATGCGATTGTAAAGTACCTCATTGGCGGTTTTTACGGCATCGACCGTAGTCCCCTTAAAGGCGCCGGTATCCGTGGCGGCAGCCCCATCGACCGATACAAAATGATTCGTTATTTTAATCGTCTTAAATTTATTCGTAACGAAATCTGCATTGTCGTTGTAGGTATACGATGTTTCTACATCCGGGTAATACGCAGCCGCGTACCGACGGAATTCTTTATCCAGCGAAATGGCGCGGATCTTATCGACATCCGTTTTGATGTTTGCCGAATTTTTCGGGATAGTCGTACTCGGTACGTCCAGTATCACGAAGCGGTCCTGCAGATCATGGGCCTGCTTCACGGCGGCTTCGGCCACCAGCATAAACTGGCCACCGTTAAGGCTAACGGCTTCGGGCACAACCAGTAGTGTGGGCACGTCTTCGCTGGCTACCACGTCGATGCCGGCTATTAATTCAGCACTCGTGATGGTATTCGTTGCCTTCCCGACCGATACGATATAGCAGGGGCCTCCGCCGTTGGCGAAGTACAATTTCATACACTGATGTAAAATATTTTTACTGATCGTAGCCGCCACTTTATCGACATCGATTACGTATCGTATGGGTTCGGTGCCTTGCTTATATTCGTTGATTTTAATCGAAAAAGCAGCCGGGTCTTCGCTGGGCGATTTACCATAATATTGCTCAAATTCGCTGAATCCGTTGATTCTGAAAGCGACGTTGGTTAGGTCCTCTCCCAGCGTATCTTTCGCTTTTTCGGTATAGCCGATAAACGCCGGTATAGCCGTTTCTACTTCGGCGACGGAGGGAGGAAAAACGGGAATTTCTTCCACATAGACTCCCGGTGAACGGTATGTTGCCATTGGGTCTGCCTGGTTGTTTAAATAGTTATGGATACAGTTGAATACACGGTCAGGGCCTGGGTTGCCGAATCAATTTCCGAGCTTACTGATTCGGGCGTAGGGTAGGGGAGAATCCGCTCCAGAGCCGTGCCCGAAAGAGGAAGATCGTCCACAACATTAACCCTGTAAGCAAGCGTTACTGTTGGTTTCGGGTCGGGTTTTTCCAGTATATCAGCCACCGCATCGCCCACAAACCGGACGCGGTTTGTGGCGAGGTTCTGTCGAGAGAAACTGGGTAGATTCTGCCCGCTCAACTCGTCTATGGCTACGTCGGATCGACTCAGGTTTATGTCGTATCGCCAGCGACTTTTTCGGTGCTGAAATGGTATTTTAAACACAGGCCGCTCCATGGATAGCGTATGGTCAGCCTCCGTAATACGATAGATAGCTGGCTGCGTAGGGTCCAGCACGAGCTCGACAGCACCGAAAACGGGGTCGTTGGCCAGTGCACCAAGCTGATTCAATAAGGCCGTTCGCTGGTCAGCGGTTTGTAGCTGATCGTCGGGCTTGACAGCCAGTGCTTTGGTAATTGGCAAGTTGCCCCGGTTTACTTCCGCTTCGGCGTGTATGTGCTGATTGGTAAAAAAGAACAACGGCATACGAACGTCGGTGTTGGTGGGCAAATCCGTTAGGGCAGGGAGGGCTGAGTTTTGTAAACGCATAACAAACAGGAGTTTAACGCCATTCGGGAGTTGGGTTGTCCGGTTGCCGGCCTCATTTTTTCGTATATCGGCAAGCACTAGAAAGCCGG
It encodes:
- a CDS encoding CIS tube protein, yielding MDTLKLPFNLKIIPVSPQGIPMGVPFLAMFNPESVAIKEDVEYNPHCTTGETGSDPAFVRIKARTFTLELTIDGTGVNTNGVKIPIPVQIALFRAATTELKGIIHRPAYLLVQYGTFIVRCILNSSTVTYTMFDKFGLPIRAKISASFTEVVDNVFSKIVGMLSSPDLTHVRAVKEGDSLPLLVHQIYQDQRYYLQVARVNRLKNFRRLTAGTTLFFPPIADQ
- a CDS encoding DUF5908 family protein; translation: MPVQINELVVRTVVQATPSTGVTEIDCPPGSGGLDSVSEIVEKVLEILREKQER
- a CDS encoding GPW/gp25 family protein, with product MTDNNDFLGRGWSFPPTFRSTGYRVDMLVGEADITSSLQILLHTVTGERVMLPRYGADLRPYVFETMTPSAQALVQKLVYEAIVYHEPRIIVRQEDLTTTFDATEGRLDIAINYTVITTNTRYNYVFPFYVYEATDLER
- the vgrG gene encoding type VI secretion system tip protein VgrG, whose translation is MSLLDNLPPGTSAPTSVITRKLFVDGVIVPDTIGRINHILVNKTFNKLAHARVSLQDGDAASRDFLVSNQALFKPGNTLKIQLGYDGDVTTVFEGIIIRHAVKARSGGASQLVIEAKNKAIKLTGARKNTYYPDKTDSQIWETIARSAGLTPQADPTTLVHKQMLQYDCTDWDFLISRAEMNGMLVLTDDTTLVIKKPSTMGGGAPVVATYGENIIEFEAEMDAHRQLKDVKGQSWNSVSQSLETVEGQVNLPQSGNLSAESLGNVIGADVTLHHPGNLDSDQLRDWANAYAMKTQLSRASGRVRIRGNAALKPGQLLRLMGVGDRFNGTVYITGILHQYSGGWETDVQFGWADSWFYQKENVMDKPAAGLLPGVSGLQIGKVVSVQDPEQKYRIKVHLTRISSSSEGVWARVATLNAGTDHGVVFRPQTGDEVVLGFLNDDPRNPVILGYFHNKDSQKASLFESDPKVYGLLTKEGLQVILDDSKKQLKLRVPAASGEKTFTLNDGGACELNDNFGNSIKLDASGITIQAGAGKNITIKGTRIDLNPPG
- a CDS encoding phage tail sheath family protein — encoded protein: MATYRSPGVYVEEIPVFPPSVAEVETAIPAFIGYTEKAKDTLGEDLTNVAFRINGFSEFEQYYGKSPSEDPAAFSIKINEYKQGTEPIRYVIDVDKVAATISKNILHQCMKLYFANGGGPCYIVSVGKATNTITSAELIAGIDVVASEDVPTLLVVPEAVSLNGGQFMLVAEAAVKQAHDLQDRFVILDVPSTTIPKNSANIKTDVDKIRAISLDKEFRRYAAAYYPDVETSYTYNDNADFVTNKFKTIKITNHFVSVDGAAATDTGAFKGTTVDAVKTANEVLYNRIKDVFEQHHLVLPPSAAIAGIYARVDESRGVWKAPANVGLANVVKAVITISRIDQDTLNIDDVAGKSINAIINMPGYGTQVFGARTLDGNDKEWRYINVRRFVSVVEESIKKSINWAVFEPNTAPTWVRVQAMIESYLFLKWRDGALAGAKPEQAYQVQVGLNKTMTPDDVLEGLMIVEIKLAVARPAEFIVLRIMQKAQES
- a CDS encoding phage tail protein, translated to MPSYHPPAAFSFKVDFLDVPGAGGDTEQRFQEVSGLSVEITTDELNEGGENGFTYKLPKRAKYPNLVLKRGMLPNSALRQWLQDAMSTYFIALDFSFKPSDILITLQNESGDPLAVWKVMQAYPVKWNTSDFKAADNALVVETIELAYQFFERQQ
- a CDS encoding phage tail protein encodes the protein MAKYHIPVFHFSVSWGGTNVGFSEVSGLTQEIQAIEYRDGMMGPTTLPLKRPGLRKSGNITLKRGLLTADNDFFMWFNNNGTPNVERRDLTIMLLNDESQPVFVWTIAQAWPVKCEGPSLKATGNDIAIESVELAHEGITLRPA
- a CDS encoding PAAR domain-containing protein produces the protein MKAIARVTDAHTCPLTNPAPAATPHTGGPILPTVIPPIMPPTLLTVFAGGLRVAVVGSQCTCAGPPDVIQAGSSGVFIGNRPVARQGDATAHGGLITGGLASVQVG